One Thermicanus aegyptius DSM 12793 DNA segment encodes these proteins:
- the yyaC gene encoding spore protease YyaC, translated as MEQSMIPQFPQRGFSASYLEEGAAKKIAAYLRKKTYPILNSQQLLFLCIGTDRSTGDALGPVVGTKLNELSFGYPVYGNLDEPIHAVNLKDTIRYIASHYEDPYIIAVDASLGRLKNVGVITVAEGPLRPGSGVNKELSPIGNLHITGVVNIGGFMEYFVLQNTRLSLVMKMADTITQAIIEAFRFSHPFYTSERVGERRNGMINL; from the coding sequence ATGGAACAATCAATGATTCCCCAATTCCCTCAAAGAGGATTTTCCGCCTCCTATTTGGAGGAGGGAGCGGCGAAAAAAATCGCCGCTTATCTTAGAAAAAAAACATACCCCATTCTCAACAGCCAACAACTTCTTTTCCTATGTATTGGAACGGATCGTTCAACGGGGGATGCTTTAGGCCCGGTGGTCGGTACCAAATTAAATGAGCTTTCTTTTGGCTATCCCGTCTATGGGAACCTCGATGAACCTATCCATGCCGTAAATCTTAAAGACACCATCCGTTACATTGCAAGTCATTATGAGGATCCCTATATTATAGCGGTGGATGCGTCCTTAGGCCGATTAAAAAACGTTGGCGTAATTACCGTAGCGGAGGGACCTTTAAGACCCGGTTCCGGCGTTAACAAAGAGCTGTCTCCAATCGGTAACCTTCATATCACCGGTGTTGTTAATATCGGCGGATTTATGGAATATTTTGTTCTGCAGAACACTCGTTTAAGCCTCGTGATGAAAATGGCCGACACGATCACTCAGGCCATTATCGAGGCGTTTCGTTTCTCCCACCCCTTTTATACTTCGGAGAGGGTCGGCGAAAGAAGGAACGGAATGATAAACCTTTAG
- a CDS encoding lysophospholipid acyltransferase family protein: protein MWLYRIGKRLVPPLISFYHRVEVFGRERFNPRRNYVVVGNHVSIIDPIYIAAFYPGILHFMAKKELFVKPFLRWLVTRLGAFPINREAADLGAIKKALRLLKEGESIGLFPEGTRAEKWDERAFKQGASYLAIKGATPVLPVIIFGSQKALPKGSKTLRPAKIRLLYGEPLFPMPEEGVDEFGMRIRKAMESLLSEGEARGWLE from the coding sequence ATGTGGTTATATCGCATCGGAAAGCGGCTTGTACCACCGCTTATCTCCTTCTATCATCGTGTAGAGGTGTTTGGAAGGGAGAGGTTTAATCCGAGGAGAAACTATGTGGTGGTTGGAAACCATGTTAGCATTATCGATCCCATTTACATTGCCGCTTTTTATCCTGGGATCCTTCATTTCATGGCTAAAAAGGAGCTATTTGTTAAGCCTTTCCTTCGTTGGCTCGTCACTCGTCTCGGAGCATTTCCGATAAATAGAGAAGCGGCCGATCTAGGAGCCATTAAGAAAGCCCTCCGCCTATTAAAAGAAGGAGAGTCCATCGGTCTTTTCCCGGAAGGAACACGCGCTGAGAAGTGGGATGAACGGGCTTTTAAGCAAGGGGCTTCCTACTTGGCCATAAAAGGGGCTACTCCCGTTTTGCCGGTGATTATCTTTGGATCCCAAAAAGCACTGCCAAAAGGAAGCAAAACTTTACGACCCGCAAAAATCCGCTTATTATATGGAGAGCCCCTTTTTCCAATGCCTGAAGAAGGAGTGGATGAATTTGGGATGCGGATACGAAAAGCAATGGAATCCCTCTTAAGCGAAGGGGAAGCTAGGGGATGGTTGGAGTAG
- a CDS encoding DUF951 domain-containing protein, giving the protein MNKKAYGLGDLVELKKPHPCGANAWRIIRMGMDIRIKCTGCDHSVLIPRSHFEKRLKKILEKGEGMDVDQNAR; this is encoded by the coding sequence ATGAATAAAAAGGCGTATGGCTTGGGAGATTTAGTGGAATTAAAGAAACCTCATCCCTGTGGAGCAAATGCTTGGAGGATTATTCGTATGGGCATGGACATACGGATTAAATGCACAGGTTGTGATCATAGTGTGCTCATACCCCGATCCCATTTTGAAAAGCGCTTAAAAAAGATTTTAGAAAAAGGGGAAGGGATGGATGTGGATCAGAACGCAAGATGA
- a CDS encoding mechanosensitive ion channel family protein has product MIEETFKNLDTTSSKIWTWLSDPNVWLNWAEKLLLILLILFGMRITKRIGHVLIERVLKKREGSRFQIDERRVTTLRVLLKNVADYTITFIGILLILSFFMNILPVLAGAGVLGLAVAFGAQNLVRDIISGFFIIFEDQFAVGDYVRIGNFEGTVKQIGLRITKIRAFTGEIHILPNGTITEVTNFSTSNSVAIVDLSIAYEERIPQVIEILEEEVNKLFEGGEIPEMVKKPEVLGVHALGPSEVVIRIVAETKPAMHWKVRRILQSRLKEVLDQRGIEIPYPHLVTVSKTGEGAKNE; this is encoded by the coding sequence ATGATCGAGGAAACGTTTAAGAATCTCGATACCACGTCTTCAAAAATTTGGACCTGGTTATCCGACCCGAATGTATGGTTAAATTGGGCAGAAAAACTTCTCCTCATTCTTCTCATCTTGTTTGGAATGAGGATTACAAAACGAATTGGACATGTATTAATTGAACGGGTACTGAAAAAAAGAGAAGGGTCTCGTTTTCAAATCGATGAGCGACGGGTTACTACCCTCCGCGTTTTGTTAAAAAATGTGGCCGATTATACGATTACCTTTATCGGGATTTTGCTTATTCTATCCTTTTTCATGAATATACTGCCGGTCTTGGCAGGTGCGGGAGTCTTGGGATTAGCCGTGGCCTTTGGCGCACAAAATCTTGTTCGGGATATTATCAGTGGTTTTTTTATTATTTTTGAAGACCAGTTTGCTGTAGGGGATTATGTTCGAATTGGAAACTTCGAAGGTACGGTGAAACAAATTGGCCTTCGCATTACAAAGATTAGGGCCTTTACCGGAGAGATCCATATTCTTCCCAATGGGACCATCACCGAGGTAACCAATTTCTCTACGTCCAATTCCGTAGCGATTGTGGATCTGAGCATAGCGTATGAAGAGAGGATTCCACAGGTGATCGAGATCTTGGAAGAAGAGGTTAATAAGCTCTTTGAAGGAGGGGAAATTCCTGAAATGGTAAAAAAGCCGGAAGTGCTCGGTGTACATGCGTTAGGGCCCTCAGAAGTGGTCATACGGATCGTGGCTGAAACGAAACCTGCTATGCATTGGAAAGTTCGAAGGATTCTCCAAAGCAGATTAAAAGAGGTCTTGGATCAGAGAGGAATTGAGATCCCGTATCCCCATCTTGTTACCGTTTCTAAAACAGGGGAGGGGGCAAAGAATGAATAA
- a CDS encoding DHH family phosphoesterase produces MSREISTEKRRVYHLLLPGWAVILNILFFLVSWKVAMIMAVFTLLLFSLYIRGEKKFRLGLKEYQEHLALRVKEMGEKGLNGLPVAILLHDPKGNIEWHNDTFLHFIGRKEAVIGERVEEILPFLSEKNPADSSSFRLPYKGKVFQVMKQKEGVIYLLDVTEVEESKKKLAAKEVVLAMIQLDNVEEATQGMDDQQRTLALSRVASILNDWATHYKIFLRRTASDKFLALLNHEILLTLENNRFDVLDKVRAEMGTGKMPFTLSIGVVQGGDSYLQLGRMAQDALELALGRGGDQAVVREGERLSFYGGKSSVVEKRTRVRARVISHALRDLMNDSDQVLIMGHKMGDYDSIGAALGVARIAKMNQKQGFILFEGRNQSIERLLDLLDQQEEVQRSFISSTEALARCTPRTLLVIVDTHIRSLLVEPSLLKKTNRVVVIDHHRRSEESIEDPILFYLEPYASSTSELVTELIQYQKDPLSLQYYEATALLAGIIVDTRHFSYRTGVRTFEAASFLRKAGADTSGVQALLKEELSQFVRRSRLISGAEIFFERIAIAVGSEREEFPPVLIAQAADTLLDMQGVAASFVIARRSDGLIGISARSLGEMNVQVIMEEMGGGGHFNNAATQLKEGTLQEIKGKLLSIIEKHFQEGSVEE; encoded by the coding sequence ATGTCCAGGGAAATTTCGACAGAGAAGCGTAGGGTTTATCATCTGCTTCTTCCCGGTTGGGCTGTAATCCTTAATATCCTCTTTTTCCTCGTTTCATGGAAAGTCGCAATGATAATGGCGGTCTTTACGCTTCTCCTTTTCTCCCTTTACATACGAGGGGAAAAGAAATTTCGGCTGGGGTTAAAAGAGTATCAAGAACATCTCGCCCTTCGGGTAAAGGAGATGGGGGAAAAAGGATTAAACGGTTTGCCCGTAGCCATTCTCCTTCATGATCCGAAGGGAAATATCGAGTGGCATAATGATACCTTTCTTCACTTCATCGGAAGGAAAGAAGCGGTGATTGGAGAAAGGGTAGAAGAAATCCTTCCTTTTCTTTCGGAGAAGAACCCCGCAGATTCCTCCAGTTTTCGTCTTCCGTATAAAGGCAAAGTTTTTCAGGTAATGAAACAGAAAGAAGGTGTGATTTATTTACTTGATGTGACGGAAGTGGAGGAAAGCAAGAAAAAACTGGCTGCGAAGGAAGTTGTTCTCGCGATGATCCAATTAGACAATGTTGAAGAAGCGACGCAGGGGATGGATGACCAACAGAGGACGCTGGCCTTATCTCGGGTGGCTTCCATCCTAAATGACTGGGCAACTCATTATAAAATTTTTCTCCGACGCACCGCTTCCGATAAATTTCTCGCACTGCTGAACCATGAAATCCTCCTTACTTTGGAAAACAATCGGTTTGATGTTCTGGATAAGGTAAGGGCTGAAATGGGGACAGGGAAAATGCCCTTTACCCTTAGCATCGGGGTAGTACAGGGAGGGGACTCCTATCTCCAGCTTGGTCGAATGGCCCAGGACGCATTAGAATTGGCTTTGGGCAGAGGAGGAGATCAAGCCGTCGTCAGGGAAGGAGAAAGGCTCTCCTTTTATGGGGGAAAATCGAGCGTTGTAGAGAAGAGAACCAGGGTGCGGGCTAGAGTTATTTCCCATGCACTCCGGGATTTAATGAATGATTCTGATCAGGTTCTCATTATGGGCCACAAGATGGGAGATTATGACTCCATTGGCGCTGCGCTCGGAGTGGCTCGCATTGCGAAGATGAACCAAAAACAAGGTTTTATTCTTTTTGAAGGAAGAAATCAATCGATCGAAAGGCTCTTAGATCTTCTTGATCAACAGGAAGAGGTTCAAAGAAGCTTTATTAGCTCTACGGAAGCTTTGGCGCGTTGTACCCCACGTACCCTTCTTGTGATCGTGGACACCCATATTCGTTCCCTTTTGGTGGAGCCATCCCTTCTAAAGAAGACAAACCGTGTTGTGGTGATTGATCACCATCGGAGATCAGAAGAGTCGATTGAGGATCCGATCCTTTTTTATCTTGAACCTTATGCCTCATCTACTTCCGAATTGGTCACGGAACTGATTCAATACCAGAAAGATCCTCTTTCCCTACAATATTACGAAGCGACGGCATTGTTGGCAGGAATCATCGTAGATACCCGGCATTTTTCCTATAGGACAGGGGTTCGAACCTTTGAAGCCGCCTCATTTCTCAGAAAAGCCGGAGCCGATACGAGCGGTGTGCAAGCCTTGTTAAAGGAAGAACTCTCTCAGTTTGTAAGACGTTCCCGCCTCATATCCGGGGCCGAGATCTTTTTTGAACGAATCGCTATTGCCGTGGGGAGTGAAAGGGAAGAGTTTCCCCCCGTTTTGATTGCCCAAGCGGCGGATACCCTCCTTGATATGCAAGGGGTGGCTGCTTCCTTTGTCATAGCACGTCGGTCAGACGGATTAATCGGCATCTCTGCTCGTTCCCTCGGGGAGATGAATGTACAAGTTATCATGGAAGAAATGGGGGGAGGAGGACATTTTAACAATGCGGCGACCCAATTGAAAGAAGGCACTTTACAGGAAATAAAAGGGAAACTCCTATCGATTATAGAGAAACATTTTCAGGAAGGAAGTGTGGAGGAATGA
- the ychF gene encoding redox-regulated ATPase YchF gives MASRSCGIVGLPNVGKSTLFNAITQAGAESANYPFCTIDPNVGIVEVPDERLTVLTRLVTPQRTVPTTFEFVDIAGLVEGASKGEGLGNRFLSHIREVDAIVHVVRCFEDVNITHVAGKVDPLRDIQIINLELILADLETVEKRFEKVKKMLKSGDKKVQQEMALLERLKEHFDQGRSARSLSVDEEEREILRELHLLTLKPVLYVANVGENEAADATNNPYVTQVIDFAAGEGAEVICISAKVESEIAELDGEDKQLFLEELGLKESGLDRLIRAAYHLLGLITFFTAGPQEVRAWTIPAGTKAPQAAGVIHSDFQRGFIRAEVVSYEDLIHAGSMAKAREQGLLRLEGKDYEMKDGDVVYFRFNV, from the coding sequence ATGGCATCCCGATCATGCGGCATAGTAGGACTCCCTAACGTCGGCAAATCTACGTTATTTAATGCAATTACTCAGGCAGGGGCGGAATCAGCCAATTACCCCTTTTGTACCATCGATCCGAATGTGGGGATTGTTGAAGTTCCGGATGAAAGGTTGACGGTTCTCACCCGCTTGGTTACCCCTCAGCGTACGGTTCCGACAACTTTTGAATTCGTGGATATTGCAGGGTTGGTTGAAGGGGCGAGCAAAGGAGAAGGATTGGGAAACCGTTTCCTATCCCATATCCGGGAAGTGGATGCGATCGTTCATGTGGTTCGATGTTTTGAAGATGTGAACATCACTCACGTAGCGGGAAAGGTTGATCCTTTAAGGGATATACAGATCATCAATCTGGAATTGATCCTGGCCGATTTGGAGACGGTGGAGAAACGATTTGAGAAAGTAAAAAAAATGCTTAAGAGCGGAGATAAAAAAGTACAACAGGAGATGGCCTTGCTCGAGAGGTTGAAAGAACATTTTGATCAGGGACGGTCGGCGCGCAGCCTCTCCGTGGATGAGGAGGAAAGGGAAATCCTCCGGGAACTTCACTTATTAACCTTAAAACCGGTCCTCTACGTGGCTAATGTGGGGGAGAATGAGGCGGCCGATGCGACAAATAATCCTTATGTAACGCAAGTGATAGATTTTGCGGCCGGCGAAGGAGCTGAGGTTATTTGCATATCGGCCAAAGTGGAGAGTGAGATCGCAGAGCTGGACGGAGAGGACAAGCAACTCTTTCTGGAAGAATTAGGATTGAAGGAATCAGGCTTAGACCGGCTCATTAGAGCGGCCTATCACCTCTTAGGATTGATTACCTTCTTTACCGCTGGCCCCCAGGAGGTTCGGGCGTGGACCATCCCTGCCGGGACCAAAGCACCTCAGGCGGCAGGTGTGATCCACTCCGACTTTCAGCGAGGATTTATTCGTGCAGAAGTGGTCTCTTATGAGGATCTGATTCATGCAGGAAGCATGGCAAAAGCGAGAGAACAAGGATTACTTCGTCTGGAAGGAAAGGATTACGAAATGAAAGACGGGGACGTGGTTTACTTCCGCTTCAATGTGTGA
- the ssb gene encoding single-stranded DNA-binding protein — translation MLNRVVLIGRLTKDPELRYTPSGVPVTTFTLAVDRNYTNSQGEREADFIPIVTWRQLAELCANYLKKGRLTALEGRIQTRHYDNQDGRRVYVTEVVADNVRFIDSNRDRQDQTPYAYGSPSGRGSKEEEHRPANEPFAGESEPINLSEDDLPF, via the coding sequence GTGCTTAACCGGGTGGTGCTGATCGGAAGATTGACGAAAGATCCTGAATTGCGTTATACCCCGTCAGGGGTTCCTGTCACAACTTTTACACTGGCTGTGGATCGAAATTATACCAATAGCCAAGGGGAAAGGGAAGCAGATTTTATTCCCATCGTTACCTGGAGGCAGCTGGCGGAACTGTGTGCCAATTACCTCAAAAAAGGGCGATTAACGGCGCTAGAGGGGAGAATCCAAACCCGCCATTACGATAACCAAGATGGCCGCCGTGTTTATGTTACGGAGGTTGTGGCCGATAATGTTCGTTTCATCGATTCCAACCGGGACAGACAGGATCAAACACCTTACGCGTACGGCTCACCATCCGGAAGAGGTTCAAAAGAAGAAGAGCATCGTCCCGCCAATGAACCGTTCGCAGGGGAAAGTGAACCCATCAACCTTTCGGAAGATGATCTCCCATTTTAA
- a CDS encoding DUF554 domain-containing protein: MILMGTIVNTAAIIIGSLAGWLFRGVREDIGKTVMQGIGLAVILLGLSMGLETKQFLLLIVSLVLGGMIGEWLKIEEGLIRLGNWVERRFTSGGNGKVATAFVTATLVYTIGSMAILGSLESGLKNDHQILYTKAMLDGFSSIIFTSTLGIGVIFSAIPVFLYQGIITVAASWISQYIAPTLLQQMIQEITAVGGLLIVGIGINLLEIAKIRVANLLPAIFVAAFLVYFIHRFSLSI; this comes from the coding sequence ATGATACTTATGGGGACCATTGTAAACACGGCGGCGATCATCATAGGAAGTTTGGCTGGGTGGCTCTTTCGAGGAGTAAGGGAAGATATCGGAAAAACGGTCATGCAGGGGATCGGTTTGGCTGTTATTCTGCTTGGTTTATCGATGGGATTGGAAACGAAACAATTTCTCCTTTTAATCGTTAGTTTGGTTTTGGGAGGGATGATTGGCGAATGGCTAAAGATTGAAGAGGGACTGATCCGTCTAGGGAATTGGGTGGAGAGAAGATTTACTTCCGGCGGGAATGGTAAAGTTGCGACAGCTTTTGTGACCGCTACTCTCGTTTATACCATCGGATCGATGGCTATCTTAGGTTCGTTGGAGAGTGGTCTTAAAAATGACCACCAGATCTTATACACAAAGGCGATGCTGGATGGATTTTCTTCCATCATATTTACGAGCACGTTAGGGATCGGCGTTATCTTTAGTGCCATCCCTGTTTTTCTCTATCAAGGGATCATTACGGTGGCGGCATCCTGGATTAGCCAATATATCGCGCCAACTTTGCTACAACAAATGATCCAGGAAATTACGGCAGTAGGTGGACTCCTTATCGTGGGAATCGGTATAAACCTATTGGAGATCGCGAAGATCAGGGTAGCAAATCTCCTTCCCGCCATCTTCGTGGCGGCTTTCCTTGTCTATTTCATACACCGATTTTCTTTATCGATTTGA
- the dnaB gene encoding replicative DNA helicase produces MSDLFLDRTPPHQVEAEQAVLGSIFLEPEALITASGLLSPTDFYLAQHQKIYEAMLALGEEGEPVDIISVTTRLKERGLLEEIGGIEYLSDLSASVPTAANVEYYAKVVAEKALLRRLIRTASEIAASSYAGVDPVERILSDAEKAIFDLSQKQVQTGFVKIADILMETYSHLERISKSHGEITGVPTGYHDLDRLTSGFQRSDFIVVAARPSVGKTAFALNVAQNVAVRSRRPVAIFSLEMSAAQLAMRMLAAEANIDAGKLRTGRLSEEEWEKLIMGMGMLADSPIFIDDTPGITVTEIRSRLRRLVAEQGDLGMVMIDYLQLITGRSRASDNRQQEISEISRHLKGTARELNVPVIALSQLSRAVEQRQDKHPMLSDIRESGSIEQDADIVAFLYRDDYYNPETEEKNIIEVIVAKQRNGPTGKVKLAFLKEYNKFVNIAKPYQETGS; encoded by the coding sequence ATGAGTGATTTATTTTTGGATCGGACTCCACCCCATCAGGTAGAAGCGGAACAAGCGGTTCTTGGCTCCATTTTTCTTGAACCGGAAGCACTTATAACCGCTTCGGGTCTCCTCAGCCCCACCGACTTTTACCTTGCCCAGCATCAAAAAATTTATGAGGCAATGCTCGCATTGGGGGAAGAAGGCGAACCGGTTGACATCATAAGTGTCACCACTCGTTTGAAAGAGAGAGGCCTTTTAGAGGAGATTGGCGGGATAGAATATTTGAGCGATCTATCCGCTTCCGTTCCTACCGCTGCGAATGTGGAATATTATGCGAAGGTGGTTGCCGAGAAGGCACTTCTGCGCCGCCTTATACGTACCGCATCCGAAATTGCTGCAAGCAGCTACGCCGGTGTAGATCCCGTGGAGCGCATACTTTCCGATGCGGAAAAAGCGATTTTTGATTTGTCACAAAAGCAAGTTCAGACAGGGTTTGTGAAGATCGCCGATATATTAATGGAGACCTACTCCCATTTAGAAAGGATCTCAAAAAGCCATGGTGAGATCACGGGTGTCCCAACCGGATATCATGATTTAGACCGGCTAACCTCGGGATTTCAACGATCCGATTTTATCGTGGTAGCCGCCCGACCTTCCGTAGGGAAAACGGCTTTTGCCTTAAATGTGGCGCAAAATGTGGCGGTTCGGTCGAGGCGTCCCGTAGCCATCTTTAGCCTGGAGATGTCGGCCGCCCAACTGGCCATGCGGATGTTGGCTGCAGAAGCCAATATTGATGCGGGTAAGTTAAGGACAGGAAGGCTCTCCGAAGAAGAATGGGAAAAGTTAATTATGGGCATGGGAATGCTGGCGGACTCTCCTATATTTATTGATGATACACCAGGGATTACGGTAACGGAAATCCGTTCAAGATTACGAAGATTGGTCGCAGAACAAGGAGATCTCGGGATGGTGATGATTGATTATCTGCAGCTCATCACGGGCCGGTCCAGGGCGAGCGATAACCGTCAGCAGGAGATCTCCGAAATATCCAGGCACCTAAAAGGAACAGCCAGGGAACTTAATGTCCCGGTGATTGCCCTGTCCCAATTGAGCAGGGCTGTGGAGCAAAGGCAAGATAAACATCCGATGCTCTCAGACATCCGAGAGAGCGGCAGTATAGAACAAGATGCAGATATTGTAGCATTTCTCTACCGGGATGATTATTATAATCCGGAAACAGAAGAGAAAAATATTATTGAAGTCATCGTCGCCAAACAGCGCAATGGTCCTACAGGAAAAGTGAAACTGGCTTTTCTAAAAGAATATAATAAGTTTGTAAACATCGCAAAACCTTACCAGGAGACAGGTTCATAA
- a CDS encoding DUF2232 domain-containing protein, giving the protein MRTNVKAIVEGALMAALFLLLLFLVLYTPLGTIGFIVLPLPFVLYTARNKVKNSLLLGFVAILLMIPFGLIALFPLTLYSWWIGLVLGWSFFKKNHPLLTLTYTFLATLLYLLLALLFASLLFKIDLVGELITLLKETMKETSVLMGDALQNQLPSGFMETFLQEFRLRFPALLILYSFFSAFIIQYISGKLFRRLGGETAPFPPFSELRFPRSILYYFLASLLLLLIPNLQEMGWLHLATVNIFTILYLLITLEGLFFLFYYAKEKKLGRWLPVAGFVMLFLPPLDTILRVIGILDLGFPLRNKKGQG; this is encoded by the coding sequence ATGCGAACAAATGTAAAGGCAATCGTTGAAGGGGCTTTAATGGCAGCGCTTTTTCTCCTCCTTCTCTTTTTAGTCCTATACACCCCCTTGGGAACGATCGGTTTTATCGTACTCCCCCTTCCATTTGTTCTCTATACGGCAAGGAACAAAGTGAAAAATTCACTTCTTTTAGGTTTTGTGGCCATTTTACTTATGATTCCTTTTGGCCTCATCGCGCTTTTTCCGCTTACTCTCTATTCCTGGTGGATCGGCCTTGTTTTGGGGTGGAGTTTCTTTAAGAAAAATCATCCGCTCCTAACCCTTACCTACACATTCCTGGCCACTCTTCTTTACCTGCTTCTTGCTCTCCTTTTCGCCTCACTCCTGTTTAAAATTGATTTGGTGGGAGAATTAATCACCCTTCTAAAAGAGACGATGAAAGAAACGTCGGTGTTGATGGGAGATGCACTACAAAATCAACTTCCCTCCGGTTTTATGGAAACCTTCCTTCAGGAATTTAGACTTCGATTCCCTGCTTTGTTAATCCTTTATTCCTTTTTCTCTGCCTTTATCATCCAGTATATTAGTGGAAAACTTTTTCGCAGGCTGGGGGGAGAGACGGCTCCCTTTCCACCCTTTTCCGAGCTGCGGTTTCCCCGTTCAATCCTTTACTATTTCCTCGCCTCCCTTCTCTTGCTACTTATTCCAAACCTTCAGGAAATGGGCTGGCTACATTTGGCTACGGTGAACATTTTCACAATACTATATTTGCTGATCACCCTTGAAGGGCTCTTTTTTCTCTTTTATTATGCCAAGGAGAAAAAGTTAGGGAGATGGCTCCCCGTAGCGGGATTCGTCATGTTGTTTCTTCCCCCTTTAGATACTATACTTAGAGTCATAGGCATTCTAGACTTAGGATTTCCTCTTAGGAACAAAAAAGGGCAGGGATGA
- the rpsF gene encoding 30S ribosomal protein S6 codes for MRNYEILFILRPDLTEEEVEANREKVKSVITDNGGEVTKLDPMGKRRLAYEIQDYREGIYTVIYFTGDVKTVKELDRVVRITEDIIRYLIVKND; via the coding sequence ATGCGCAACTATGAGATTCTTTTCATTTTGCGTCCCGATTTAACGGAAGAAGAAGTAGAGGCGAACCGGGAGAAGGTAAAAAGCGTAATTACCGACAACGGCGGTGAAGTGACCAAACTGGATCCGATGGGTAAACGGCGTCTCGCGTATGAAATCCAGGATTATCGGGAAGGGATCTATACCGTCATTTACTTTACCGGTGACGTTAAAACGGTAAAGGAACTGGATCGGGTGGTCCGCATTACTGAAGATATCATCCGATATCTCATCGTGAAGAACGACTAA
- the rplI gene encoding 50S ribosomal protein L9 has translation MRVIFQKDVKGQGKKGEIKEVAEGFARNYLIPKGLAVPATESNLKQMAAKEKSEERRALERLQQAKELAEKLKELELVIPAKAGTGGRLFGAITSKQIAEELTTKKIDLDKKKIELPEPIRMLGRYTVKVHLHPEVTVNLTLNVVEE, from the coding sequence ATGAGAGTCATCTTTCAGAAAGATGTAAAAGGGCAGGGGAAAAAAGGGGAAATAAAAGAAGTTGCCGAAGGGTTTGCAAGAAATTACCTGATCCCGAAAGGCCTGGCAGTTCCAGCAACCGAATCTAATCTTAAGCAGATGGCTGCTAAGGAGAAAAGTGAAGAGCGAAGAGCACTTGAACGCCTCCAGCAAGCAAAAGAGCTCGCAGAAAAGTTAAAAGAATTGGAGCTCGTGATTCCGGCGAAGGCTGGGACAGGCGGAAGGTTGTTTGGTGCCATCACAAGCAAACAAATAGCCGAGGAATTGACAACAAAAAAAATTGACTTGGATAAGAAAAAGATCGAATTACCGGAACCGATTCGCATGTTGGGAAGATATACGGTTAAAGTTCATCTTCATCCGGAGGTAACCGTGAACCTCACCCTGAATGTCGTGGAAGAATGA
- the rpsR gene encoding 30S ribosomal protein S18: MAFKRGGKKRRKVCYFTVNKIEKIDYKDVDLLKKFISERGKILPRRVTGTSAKYQRMLTVAIKRARQVALLPYTNES, from the coding sequence ATGGCTTTTAAACGCGGCGGAAAGAAGCGCCGTAAGGTATGCTACTTTACCGTGAATAAGATCGAGAAGATTGATTATAAAGATGTAGATCTGTTAAAGAAGTTTATTAGCGAACGGGGAAAGATCCTTCCCCGGCGGGTCACCGGCACTTCTGCGAAATATCAGAGGATGCTTACGGTAGCGATTAAAAGGGCGCGCCAGGTAGCATTGTTACCTTACACCAATGAATCATAA